The Leisingera daeponensis DSM 23529 genome includes the window AAGAGGCCGAGAAGGCGGATGTCGCCATTCTCGGGCTGATCCGGGATGGCAAGCGGCGCTACGGGCGCTCTGTCGCGGCCATTCTGCGGGAGGGCGACGCGCTGGTGATCGAGGCCGAGCCGGAAGCGCTGGATGAATTCCGCAGCGCGCTGAAGCTGGATTTTGCCGATGCCGCCCGGCAGGAAAAGCTGACCGCGGCGGGCGAAGGACTGGAGCTGCTGGAGCTGGTGGTGCCCGAGACCGCACGCATCCGCGGCCGCAGCGCCCAGGCCATCGGCCTGTCCTGGCGGCAAAACGCGGTGCTGCTGGGAATTTCCCGGCAAGGCCGCCGGATCACCCACCACATCCGTCAGACCGGGATCGAGGCGGGGGATATCCTGCTGCTGCTGTGCCCGCGCGGACGCAGCGCCGACGTCGCCGACTGGCTGGGCTGCCTGCCGCTGGCCGCCCGCGGCCTGTCGGTGACGGCCAATGACAAGACCTGGGCCGCGATCGGGCTGTTTGCCGCGGCAGTGGTCGCGGCCTCGGTTGGGCTGCTCTATCTGCCGGTCGCACTGGGTCTGGTTGCGGTGGGTTACGTGCTGCTGAAGATCCTGCCGGTGGCGGAGATCTATGATCATGTGGAATGGCCGGTGGTGGTGCTGCTCGGCTCGATGATCCCGCTGGGGGCGGCGCTGGATACCTCTGGCGGCACCGCGCTGATTGCAGGAGCGCTGATCACGCTGACAGACGGCCTGCCGGCCTGGGTGGTGCTGACCGTGCTGATGGTGGTCACGATGACCCTGTCGGATGTGCTGAACAACACGGCCACGGCAATCGTCGCGGCCCCTGTAGGCATCCAGATGGCGAACACCCTGGGGGTGTCGCCCGATCCGTTCCTGATGGCAGTTGCGGTGGCGGCCTCCGCGGCCTTCCTGACGCCGATCGGGCACAAGAACAACACGCTGGTGCTGGGACCCGGCGGCTACCGCTTTGGCGATTACTGGCGCATGGGCCTGCCGCTGGAAATATTGGTCATCGCCGTGTCGATCCCGGCCATTCTGGTGTTCTGGCCGCTGTGACGGGACAGCGCAATACTTCTACTCAAACGTTTTGCCGTAATCCCTAAAAGGATTTTGCCGCCTGCACCGCAGCCGCCACAGCCTGCCCCGCATCGGCCGCCCAAGCCTGCGACACCAGCGCGATGGCCGTCGAACCAGCCAGCACAATAAACAGGAAAATTCTCCGCGTCTCCATGATACCCCCCAATTGAACACTCACCCGGTTCAATATGGGGCTTGCACTGCTAATTTCCCGTAAAGACTTGCCTGCCCGGCGGTTGTCTGCCGCAGCCGGTCTCATCCCCGCGGATCAGAGCGGCCAGATGAACGGAATGATCAGCGAGGCCAGCATACCGACGGTCAGGTTCAGCGGGATGCCGACACGCAGGAAATCGGTGAACTTATAGCCGCCCGGGCCGTAAACCAGTGTATTGGTCTGATAGCCGATCGGGGTGGCAAAGGAGGCCGAAGCCGCCACCATCACCGCCACCACCAGCGGGCGCGGGTCGACCCCCATGGCCTCGGCGAGGCCGATGGCAATCGGGGTCACCACCACCGCCACCGCATTGTTGGACACCAGCTCAGTCAGGACCGACGTCAGCAGGTAGACCGCCCAGACCAGAAGGAACGGCGGCAGCATCGACAGGGCCGGCGCGATGCCGCTGACGATCAGGGCAACCGCACCGGAGCTTTCCAGAGCCGCGCCAATCGCCAGCATCGAAAAGATCAGCGCCAACAGCTGCCCGTCGACAAAGGAAAACGCCTCATCCGCGTCGATGCAGCGGGTGATAAAGACCAGCGACACCATCAGCACCGACAGCATCAGGATCGGCGCCACCCCAAAGGCGGCCAGCACCACGATGCCCAAAAGCGCGGCAACTGCAATGGGCGCGTGGCTGCGGCGGTAGGCGCGCTGGGTCGGCTGCGAGACATCCGCCAGGTCCATGTCGGCGGCCAGACGCTGGATGTCCGCGGGCGCGCCCTCCAGCAGCAGGGTGTCGCCGATCCGCACCACCAGATCGTCGAGCTGCACGCCGATATTCTGATTCCGCCGGTGCACCGCCAGCGTGTAGACGCCGTAGCGGCGGCGCAGGCGCAGGGCACCGAGCGAGCGGCCCACCATGCGGCAGCCCGGGGTGATCAGCACTTCGACGGTCTGGGTTTCCACCGCGGAAACCTGGTCGACCCGCTTCAGCTCCTTGTTGCTTTGCAGGCTCAGAAGCTCTGTCATCCGCGTGCGCAAGACCACCCGGTCTCCGACCTGCAGCTTAACGCCTTCGAGATTGCGGCGCAGGGACTCGTCGCCGCGGATCACGTCGATCAGCCGCACGCCCGGGCGCTTGAACAGCTGCACGCCGGAGACTTCGCGGCCGATCAGGTTGCTTTCCGGCGGGATCACCGCCTCGGTGAAGAACTTCATCTTCGACTTGTCGCTCAGCATGGCCGCCATGCTGTCGCGTTCCGGCAGCAGCCGCGGCGCGATGAAGCGCAGGTACACCATGCCGTAGGCGATCAGGATCAGGCCCAGCGGGGTGACTTCGAAAATGGTGAAGGGCTCCAGCCCCTGCGCCCGCGCGACACCATCCACCAAGAGGTTGGTCGAGGTGCCGATCAGCGTCAGCGTGCCGCCCAGGATTGCAGCATAGCTGAGCGGGATCAGCATCTTGGAGGCCGAAACGTTCAAGATCCGGGAGATCTGGATGAACACCGGGATCATCACCACCACGACCGGCGTATTGGAGACCACAGCCGAGGCGGACACAACAAACGCCATCAGCAGGGCAACAGCGAGCCTTGGGTTGACCTCTGC containing:
- a CDS encoding SLC13 family permease — encoded protein: MQFFQFGDTGSPIVALAIVLAMFVAFLRETYPTEVVALTGVAAMLATGVLPYSEALPVLANPAPWTIAAMFIIMGALVRTGALDAFTQIAKKQAEVNPRLAVALLMAFVVSASAVVSNTPVVVVMIPVFIQISRILNVSASKMLIPLSYAAILGGTLTLIGTSTNLLVDGVARAQGLEPFTIFEVTPLGLILIAYGMVYLRFIAPRLLPERDSMAAMLSDKSKMKFFTEAVIPPESNLIGREVSGVQLFKRPGVRLIDVIRGDESLRRNLEGVKLQVGDRVVLRTRMTELLSLQSNKELKRVDQVSAVETQTVEVLITPGCRMVGRSLGALRLRRRYGVYTLAVHRRNQNIGVQLDDLVVRIGDTLLLEGAPADIQRLAADMDLADVSQPTQRAYRRSHAPIAVAALLGIVVLAAFGVAPILMLSVLMVSLVFITRCIDADEAFSFVDGQLLALIFSMLAIGAALESSGAVALIVSGIAPALSMLPPFLLVWAVYLLTSVLTELVSNNAVAVVVTPIAIGLAEAMGVDPRPLVVAVMVAASASFATPIGYQTNTLVYGPGGYKFTDFLRVGIPLNLTVGMLASLIIPFIWPL
- a CDS encoding SLC13 family permease, whose translation is MTFDQAVLFALFAAVFGLLLWGRWRYDLVAFAALMAGVVLGVVPASEAFAGFGHAATLVVALVLIVSAGLVRSGAVFLITRTLVDSARGLGAHIALMGGVGAVLSAFMNNVAALALLMPVDIQTARKAGRAPGLSLMPLSFATILGGMVTLIGTPPNIIISAIREETLGEPFRMFDFAPVGGAAALAGLAFVALIGWRLIPARENAAGASEAQLAPYIAELTVGEESSLIGKRLGELDEEAEKADVAILGLIRDGKRRYGRSVAAILREGDALVIEAEPEALDEFRSALKLDFADAARQEKLTAAGEGLELLELVVPETARIRGRSAQAIGLSWRQNAVLLGISRQGRRITHHIRQTGIEAGDILLLLCPRGRSADVADWLGCLPLAARGLSVTANDKTWAAIGLFAAAVVAASVGLLYLPVALGLVAVGYVLLKILPVAEIYDHVEWPVVVLLGSMIPLGAALDTSGGTALIAGALITLTDGLPAWVVLTVLMVVTMTLSDVLNNTATAIVAAPVGIQMANTLGVSPDPFLMAVAVAASAAFLTPIGHKNNTLVLGPGGYRFGDYWRMGLPLEILVIAVSIPAILVFWPL